Proteins from one Candidatus Woesearchaeota archaeon genomic window:
- a CDS encoding ribosomal L7Ae/L30e/S12e/Gadd45 family protein, giving the protein MDDIKLGLKNDKLIIGTKQTIKALRKVTVHTIYLASNCPEIIEDDINHYAKLVDVPVEKLTINCDELGTQCKKPFLVSVVGIAK; this is encoded by the coding sequence ATGGACGACATTAAATTAGGATTAAAAAACGACAAATTAATTATAGGTACTAAGCAGACTATAAAAGCACTGCGAAAAGTAACTGTGCATACAATTTATTTAGCTTCAAATTGTCCCGAAATCATCGAGGATGATATTAACCACTACGCAAAACTAGTGGATGTTCCAGTAGAAAAATTAACCATTAACTGTGACGAATTAGGAACGCAATGCAAAAAGCCTTTCCTCGTGTCAGTTGTGGGTATTGCAAAATGA